From one Salmo salar chromosome ssa09, Ssal_v3.1, whole genome shotgun sequence genomic stretch:
- the rhogd gene encoding rho-related GTP-binding protein RhoG → MQTMKCVVVGDGAVGKTCLLISYTTNAFPEEYIPTVFDNYSAQMTVDGRSVSLNLWDTAGQEEYDRLRTLSYPQSNVFVICFSIGSPSSHANVRHKWHPEVSHHCPSVPILLVGTKRDLRNDGETVKKLKEQGLAPTTQQQGNSMAKQIGAVKYMECSALTQEGVREVFTEAVRAVLYPVTKKNARKCVLL, encoded by the exons ATGCAGACCATGAAGTGTGTAGTGGTGGGGGACGGTGCCGTGGGTAAAACATGCCTCCTCATCTCCTACACCACCAACGCTTTCCCTGAGGAGTACATCCCCACCGTGTTTGACAACTACAGCGCCCAG atGACGGTAGATGGTCGCAGCGTCAGCCTCAACCTGTGGGACACAGCCGGACAAGAGGAGTACGACCGCCTCCGTACTCTCTCCTACCCCCAATCCAACGTCTTCGTCATCTGTTTCTCCATCGGGAGTCCTTCATCCCACGCCAACGTCCGCCACAAGTGGCACCCGGAGGTGTCTCACCACTGCCCCAGCGTGCCCatcctcctagtggggaccaaGAGGGACTTGAGGAATGATGGGGAGACGGTGAAGAAGCTGAAGGAGCAGGGTTTAGCTCCAACCACACAGCAACAGGGGAACAGCATGGCTAAGCAGATAGGAGCGGTGAAGTACATGGAGTGTTCCGCTCTGACGCAGGAAGGGGTCAGGGAAGTGTTTACCGAGGCCGTACGGGCCGTGTTGTATCCCGTTACCAAAAAGAATGCCAGGAAGTGTGTACTGTTGTAA